The Parafrankia irregularis nucleotide sequence GGTCGCGAGCGCGAATCCGTCGGGCGCGGCCCGTTCGAGCCGCTCCCGGCGCACCCGCATCGTCGCGACCATGCCGGTCATCGCAGGCAGCACGACCAGCAGGGTGTCGACCGCGTCGAAGACCGGCTCCTTGTCCTCCTGCAGGTCGCGGTCATACGCGAGCGGCAGGCCCTTGAGAGTCGTCAGGAGAGCGGTCAGCGCACCGATGAGCCGGCCGGACTTGCCCCGCGCGAGCTCGGCGATGTCCGGGTTCTTCTTCTGCGGCATGATCGAGCTGCCGGTCGCGAAGGCGTCATCCAGCTCGACCCAGCCGAACTCGCGGGTCGTCCACAGGACGATCTCCTCGCCGAGGCGGGACAGATGCACGCCCGTGAGCGCCGCGGCGAAGAGGAACTCCGCCGCGAAGTCCCGATCCGACACCGCGTCCAACGAGTTCGCGAAGGCCCGGTCGAACCCGAGCTCCGCGGCCACCCCCGCCGGGTCGAGCGGCAGGGAGGAGCCGGCGAGGGCGCCTGCTCCCAGCGCGCTCACCGAGGCCCGGCGGTCCCAGTCACGCAGCCGGTCGACGTCCCGGACGAACGCCTGGACGTGCGCGAGCAGCTGGTGACCGAACGAGATCGGCTGCGCGTGCTGCAGGTGGGTCATTCCCGGCGCCGGGGTGTCGACGTGCTGCTCGGCGAGGGTGACGAGCGCACTCGACAGCTCGGTGAGCCGGCCCGCGACCTGCCGGGCGTGATCGCGGAGGTAGAGGCGCAGATCGGTGGCGACCTGGTCGTTGCGGCTGCGCCCGGCGCGCAACTTGCCGCCGAGGGCGCCGAGGTTCTCCAGCAGCCCCCGCTCCAGCGCCGTGTGGACGTCCTCGTCCTCGACGGTGGGACGGAACCGGCCCTGGGTGACGGCATCCGACAGGTCGTCGAGTGCCTTCAGCATCGCCGCCAGCTCGCCGGCGTCGAGCAGCCCCGCCCGGTGCAGCACCCGGGCGTGGGACCGGGAGGCGAGCAGGTCGTAGGGCGCCAGCCGCCAGTCGAACTGCACGCTGACCGACAGCCGGGCCAGCGCCTCGGCCGGACCGCCGGCGAACCGCCCGCCCCACAGCCGCAGCGGCGCGGATCCGTCCGCACCGGGCACCGAGCCCGCGTCGTTCGTCGGGCCCGCGTCGTCATGCGCCCGTTCGGGATCCATCGTCACTCGCTCCTCGTCGACCGACGGGTACTCCCCCGTCGCCACCGGACCGACCGACGTCATGGGTGCAGCCGCTGCTCGCGGGCCGCCCAGACCTTGGTGGGCAGGCCCCACAGCTCGATGAACCCGCGAGCGTCGCTCTGGTCGAACTGGTCGCCGGCATCGTAGGTCGCGAGGGCGTGGTCGTAGAGGCTCCCCGGGCTGCGACGCCCGACGACCTGGGCCACACCGCCCGACAGCCGGAGGCGCACATCGCCGGAGACGCCGGCGCTGGACGAGTCCACGAAGGCGTCCAGTGCGGCCTTGAGCGGCGAGTACCACAGCCCGTCGTAGACGATCTCGCCCCAACGCTGGTCGACACCGCGCTTGAACCGCGCGATGTCGCGCTCGAGGGTGAGGTCCTCGAGGTCCCGGTGCGCCGTCAGCAGGGTGATCGCACCCGGGCACTCGTAGATCTCGCGGCTCTTGATACCGACGAGCCGGTCCTCGATCATGTCGATCCGGCCGACACCCTGAGCTCCGGCCCGGGTGTTGAGCTCGGCGACCAGCTCGACCAGCGACAGGGCGCGGCCGTCGAGCGCGGTCGGCACACCGTCGGTGAACGAGATCGTGACCTCGTCGGCCGGGCGCGGGACGGTCGGGTCGGCGGTGTAGACGAAGACGTCCTCCGGCGGCTGCGCCCACGGGTCCTCGAGGATGCCGCACTCGGCCGTGCGGCCGAACAGGTTCTGGTCGATCGAGTACGGCGACTTCTTCGAGACGTCGATCGGCAGGCCGCGCTCCTCCGCGAAGGCGATCGCCTTGTCCCTCGTCATCCCGGAGTCACGGACCGGGGCCAGCACCCGCAGGCCGGGAGCCAGCGCCATCACGCCGACCTCGAAACGGACCTGGTCGTTGCCCTTGCCCGTGCAGCCGTGCGCGATCGCGTCCGCGCCGTGCTGGCGGGCGGCCTCGACGAGGTGCCTGACGATGATCGGCCGCGACAGCGAGGAGATGAGCGGGTAGCGGTCCATGTAGAGCGCGTTCGCCCGGATCGCGGGGGCGACGAAGTCCGCCGCGAACTCCTCGCGGGCGTCGACGACGATCGATTCGACGGCGCCGCAGGTGAGGGCACGCTGGCGGATCGCCTCCAGGTCCTCACCGCCCTGGCCGACGTCGACGGCCAGGGCGATGACCTCGGCGCCGGTCTCGGCGCCGATCCAGCCGATGGCCACGGACGTGTCGAGGCCGCCCGAGTAGGCAAGCACGACGCGTTCGGTCACTGGGTATCTCCTTAGTTCTGGCTCAGGTTCTCTGGTACTGGCTGAGGTTCTGGCTCAGGTTTCGTCGACACGGTTGTCGTGGGCACGGTTGTCGTGGACACGGGTTGGCTCAGCCCGTGTCGTCATCCGGGCCCGGCGGCTCGCCGACACCGTCCCGGGGCGTCGGTGCGGTGGGCCTGGCCCGGCCGTCGGCCAGGGACAGCAGCCGGCCGGCGAACTCCGGGCCGGCCGACGAGCCGTTGCGCCCCTGCATCGCCCGACAGACCACGAGAATCGTGTCGTCGCCGGCGATGGTCCCCATCACCTCCGGCAGGGCCGCCCGGTCGAGGGCTGAGGCGAACAGTTGCGCGGCGCCCGGCGGAGTCCGCAGCACGACGAGATCACCGTTCGCCTCCGCCGAGACCAGCAGCTCCTCGCAGAGCCTGGTGAGCGGGATGCGCACGGCCTCGGCCGGGGCCTGGTTGACGTCCACCCGGTAGATCAGGACGCCGTCAGGCCCACGGGCCTTCGTCGCGCCGATGTCCTCCAGATCGCGGGACAGGGTGGCCTGGGTGACCTGCACGCCCTCCGCGAGAAGCAGACGCGCCAGCTCCGCCTGTGACCGTACCGACCTGGCCGCGATCAACCCGGCCAGACGCGCCTGCCGGGCGTGTTTCGTCAGGGGGGCCGCCGCGCGGATCGTCATCGGAGGGCGGCCTCCGACGAGGCGTCGTCTGAGGCGTCGTCGAGCAGGACCGACAGCAGTGCCTTCTGGGCGTGCAGCCGGTTCTCCGCCTGGTCGAACACCACCGACCGCGGGCCGTCCAGCACCGCGGCGGAGATCTCCACGTCGCGATGCGCGGGCAGGCAGTGCATGACGATCGCGTCCGGGCGCGCGACCTCGACGACCTTCTCGTCCAGGCGGTAGGGCTGGAAGACGAGCGCTCGGGTGTCCGACTCGTCGTCCTGGCCCATCGACGCCCAGACGTCGGTGTAAAGCACGTCCGCGTCGGTCGCGGCCTCCAGCGCGTCGTGCATCACCAACGCCTCGCCGCCGGTGACCGCGCCGATCTCGTTCGCCTGCCGGACGACCTGGTCGAACGGCTCGTAGCCGGGCGGAGACGCCACATGAACCCGCATCCCGGCCATGGCCCCGGCGAGCATCAGCGAGTGCGCGACGTTGTTGCCGTCGCCCAGGTAGGTCAGGGTCAGGCCCGCGAGGCGGCCGCGCAGCTCACGGATGGTCTGCAGGTCGGCGAGCGCCTGGCAGGGATGGGCGTGGTCGGAGAGCGCGTTGATGACGGGCACGGTGGCCGCCGAGGCCATCCGCTCGACCCTTTCCTGCGCGAACGTCCGGATGACGATCGCGTCCACGTAGCGGCTGAGGACGGCGGCTGTGTCCTCGATCGTCTCCCCCCTGCCCAGCTGGGTGGAGGCGGAGTCGATCACGATCGGGTGGCCGCCCAGCTCGGCGACCGCCACGTCGAACGAAAGGCGGGTCCGGGTCGACGGCTTCTCGAAGATCAGCGCGACCGATCGGCCCTCGAGTGGACGGGGGGCCGTGCCACGCTCGCGGCGGGTGGCCTTGAGCCGGTCGGCGAGATCCAGCAGTGCGGCCTGCTCGGCCGAGGTCAGGTCCGTGTCGAGCAGGAAGTGTCGGGCCGTCATGGGCTGACCTTAGAGCTTTCGCCCGGGTTCTTCCCGGCCTCGGCCCGGCCACGGCCAGCCAGGACGCCGGCGGTGATTCCGGGCAGCGCCGACACGAACGCGTCCACGTCGGGCTGGGTGATCACCAGTGGTGGCGCGAGCCGGACGACGTCCGCGGCGACCGCGTTCACCAGGAAGCCGGCCTCGCGCGCGGCGGTCTCCAGCTCGGCGGCCCAGGGCCCGTCGAGCTCGATCGCCCGCCACAGCCCGACGCCGCGTACTCCGGTGACGCCGGCGGCGCCGGCGGCGAGGATCCCCGCGCGCAACGACTCGCCCAGCGCGGTCGCGTGGTCGAGCAGGCCGTCGGCCACGATCGTGTCCAGGACCGCGAGGGCGGCCGAGCAGACGAGGGGGCCACCGCCGAAGGTGCTGCCATGGTCCCCGGGCTGCAGCAGGCGCCCGGCGGCGCCGATGCCGATGCAGACCCCGATGGGCAGCCCGCCGCCCAGCCCCTTCGCGAGGGTGATCACGTCGGGGACGACGCCCGCGGTCTGGTGGGCGAACCAGGCGCCGGTGCGCCCGATGCCGCTCTGGACCTCGTCGAGCACCAGCAGCGCGCCGTGCTCGTCGCAGGCCGCGCGGGCCGCCGCGAGGTAGCCGGGCGGCGGCGCCACCACGCCGCCCTCACCCAGCGTCGGTTCCAGGAAGACCGCGGCCGTGCGCTCGCTGACCGCCTCGGCCAGCGCCTGCGCGTCGCCATAGGGAACGAAGCGCACACCGGGCAGCAGCGGCTCGAAGGGCGCCCGCTTCCCGGGCTGGCCGGTGATGGACAGCGCTCCCATGGTCCGCCCGTGGAAGGCGCCCTCGGCCGCGATGATCTCCGACCGGCCGGTCCGACGGCTGATCTTGATGGCGGTCTCGTTCGCCTCGGCGCCCGAGTTGCAGAAGAACGCCCGCCCGTCCACGCCCAGCAGCTCCATCAGCCGCTCGGCCAGCAGGACCTGAGGCGTGTTCACATACAGGTTCGAGGTGTGGCCGAGCGTGTCGAGCTGCGCGACCACCGCGGCCCGTACCGCCGGATGGCAGTGCCCGAGGACGCTCACCGCCACACCGGCGATCAGGTCCACGTACTCGCGGCCGTCGGCGTCCCACACGTGGGCACCGGCGCCACGGGTCAACGCGATCGACGGCCGGCCGTAGGTGGCCATGACGACGGCGTCCCGCCGGTCGAGCAGGTCGGCGTTCACGATTCTCCTTCGGTGATGTCCGTGCCGGGGCCTGCCGTGCCGGGGCCGGCCGTGCCGAGGCCGGCCGTGCCGAGGCCTGCTCCGTCGTCGGCCCGGATCAGGGTGCCGATCCCCTCGTCGGTGAAGACCTCCAGCAGCACTGCGTGGGGCACCCGCCCGTCGAGCACGTGGGCCTGGGGAACCCCGCCGGAGACGGCCCGCAGGCAGGCTTCCATCTTCGGGATCATTCCGGACGACAGGGAGGGCAGGAGCCGCTCCAGCTCGCCTACCGTCAGTTCACTGATCACCTCGTCGCTGGCCGGCCAGTCCGCGTAGAGACCTTCGACGTCGGTCAGCACCACGAGCTTCGTCGCTCCCAGCGCCAGGGCCAGCACCGCGGCAGCCGTGTCCGCGTTGACGTTGTACACCCCGCCGTCGAGCCCGCGGGCCACCGAGGCCACGACCGGGACCTTGCCCGAGTCCAGCAGCGCGTTGACGGTCTCGGGCTGGACCTCGACCACGTCACCGACCAGCCCGACGTCCACGGCCTGGCCGTCGACCATCGCCGGGCGGCGACGGGCGGTGAACAGGTTCGCGTCCTCGCCGGAGAGGCCGACCGCGAACGGGCCGTGGTCGTTGACCAGGCCGACGACATCCCGGTTGACCTGGCCGACGAGGACCATCCGGACGACCTCCATCGTCTCGGGCGTGGTCACCCGCAGGCCGCCGACGAACTCCGAGGCCACCCCGAGCCGCTCCAGGTGCGCGGTGATCTGCGGGCCGCCGCCGTGCACGACCACCACCCGGATGCCCGCATAGCGCAGGAAGACGATGTCGGCCGCGAACGCCTCCCGCAGCTCGGGCCGGGTCATCGCGTTCCCGCCGTACTTGATCACCATCGTCGCCCCGTGGAACCGGGACAGCCACGGCAGGGCCTCGATGAGGACCTTCGTCTTCGTGAGCGCGGAATGCCCACGTGCCCGCGCGGCCGGGCCGCGCGTCGACGGACTGTCGCTCATGTCGAGTACGCCGAGTTCTCGTAGACGTACCCGTCGGTGAGGTCGTTCGTCCGCACGACCACCTCGGCGGAGCCCGCGTGCAGGTCCGCGACGATGCTGATCTCCCGCCCGGAGAGGTCGACCAGGTCCCGGGACTCGCCCGGGGCGCCGGCCCGGCACACCTGGACACCGTTCATGGCCACGTCGAGCTGGTCGGGCTCGAACGCCGCGGCGGTGGTGCCGATCGCCGCGAGCACCCGGCCCCAGTTCGGGTCCTTGCCGTAGAGCGCGCACTTGAGCAGGTTGTTCCGCGCGATCGCCCGGCCGACCTCCAGCGCATCCGCCTCGGAGGCCGCCCCGGTGACCGTGATGGAGATCGTCTTCGTGGATCCTTCGGCATCGCCGAGCATCTGGCTCGCCAGGTCCTCGCAGACAGCGGTGACCAGCTCGGTGAGCTCGGCCTCGGGCAGCGCCCGCTCCGACGCACCCGACGCGAGCAGCAGCACGGTGTCGTTTGTCGACAGGCAGCCGTCGGAGTCGACCCGCTCGAAGGTCGTGCGGCAGGCCTCCCGCACGACCCGGTCAAGAGTCGCGGCGTCGGCGACGGCGTCGGTCGTGACGACGACGAGCATCGTCGCGAGCGACGGCGCCAGCATGGCCGCGCCCTTGCCCATGCCGCCGACGGTGACGACGCTCCCGCCCTCCCGGCTGTGGCGGACCGCCTCCTTGGCCACGGTGTCGGTGGTGCGGATGGCCTCGGCCGCGGCGCCCCCGCCACTCGCGGACAGCGCGGCCACCGCCTCGACCACCCCCGGGAGCAGGAGGTCCATGGGCAGCGGGACACCGATCAGGCCGGTCGAGCAGACCGCGACCTCGCCCGCTCCGATGCCGATCTCGGCGGCGACCCGCTCCGCGGTGGTGTGGGTGTCGGCGAACCCCGCCGGCCCGGTGCAGGCGTTCGCCCCACCGGAGTTGAGCACGACCGCGCGCAGCCGGCCTCCGGTGAGGACCTGGCGGGTCCACAGCACGGGCGCGGCCTGCACCCGGTTGCGGGTGAACACGCCCGCCGCGGCATCGGCGGGACCGTCGTTGACGACGATCGCGACATCTGGACGCCCGGACGGCTTCAGCCCGGCCGCGACTCCGGCGGCCCGGAAGCCCTGGGCTGCGGTGACGCTCATGCCTGTTCCCCTTCCCCACTCACTCCGACTACGGACCGGCTGCCCATGACCCGGCGAGCCACGACCCGGCGAGCTATGACCCGGCGCGCCATGGCCCCGCAGCCCGCGGCCCGGCGACCCGCGGTTGACGCGGTCACGGGGCGAGACCCTGGGCGCTCAGGCCGGTGCCCTCCGGCTGGCCGAGCATGAGGTTGGCGCACTGGAGCGCCTGGCCCGCGGCGCCCTTCGTGAGGTTGTCGATGGCCGCCACGACGACCACCCGGCCGGCCTCGGCGTCCACCGTCGCCTGCAGGTGCACGCAGTTGCTGCCGAGGGTGGACGAGGTGTGCGGCCACCGGCCCGGCGGCAGCACCCGCACGAACGGCTCGCCGTCGTAGAAGGCTCGCAGGATCCCGGTGACCGTCTCGGCGTCCGCGCCGAGGCCGGTGCCCAGATCGTCACCAGCCGCGAGCTCGGCGGACAGGCGGGCGGTGCAGGTCGCAAGAATGCCGCGCGGCATCGGCGCCAGGACCGGGGTGAACGACAACGACACCGGTGACCGCGCGTACCGGGTGAGGGTCTGGACGATCTCGGGCCGGTGCTGGTGACCACCGACCTTGTAGGCGGTCAGGTCACCCATCACCTCGCTGCCGAGGAGGTTGACCTTCGCCGACCGCCCGGCGCCGGAGGTGCCGCTCGCGGCGACGACGACCAGATCGGACGGATCCACCGCGCCGGCCGCGATCAGCGGCACCAGCGCCAGGGTGATCGCGGTCGGGTAGCACCCCGGCGCGGCGACCCGGTTGCTGACCCTGATCTCCTCCCGGGCCCCGGGCAGCTCCGGCATGCCGTAGGTCCAGGTGCCGGCGTGTTCGCCACCGTAGGCCCGCCGCCACACCCGCGGGTCGGCCAGGCGGTGGTCGGCCCCGAGATCGACGACCCGCACGCCGGCCGGCAACGTGGCCGCGACCGCGCCCGACTGCCCATGCGGGAGCGCGAGGAAGACGATGTCGGCGCTCGTGTCGGCCAGGGCCGCGGTGTCGACGAACACCTGCCCGGCGAGATCGGGCAGGTGCGGATGCACCTCGGTCACGTCCACACCGGCGGACGTGTTGGCCGCCAGGTCACCGATGTCGATGCCGGGGTGGCCGAGCAGCAGCCGAAGCAGCTCCCCGCCGCCGTACCCGCTCGCGCCCGCTACCGCCGCAGTCACACCCATGATTGAAAACTTATACACACTCGCCTATGGAAATTCAAGAACCAGGTCACGTGACCGCGCCGGCGACAACCTCCAGAGCGGGGGCACCTATTACCGACTCGTTACGTGAAAGTAAAGGACAGAGCCGACGCCGCCGGGGCACACTTCTACAAAGACCACTCCGGGACAACGAGGTACCGGGGTGGGAAACGGGTCGGGGTGGGTGCCAGCAGCACCCACCCCGACTCATCACCCAGACATCCGACCCACCCAGGCATCCGACGCCTCCGCACCCGCACCCGATCTCCGCCGGGTATGCGCGCGGACGCGGCGGGTCAGCCGCGCTCAGCCACGCAGCACCGCTCCAGTGCGGCTCGCGGCCTCGGCCACCGCCGCGTCGCGGATGTCGTTCGCCTCCCCGGCGGTCAGCGTGCGGTCGGCGGCACGCAGCCGGAGACCGAACGCGAGCGAACGCCGACCGGGGCCGACCTGACCGCCCTCGTAGACGTCGAACAGCGACAGCGACTCCAGCAGCTCCCCGGCGCCGGCCCGCAGCGCCTCGGTCACCGCGGCGACGGGCACCTCGGCACCGGTCACCAGCGCGACATCCCGGTCAGCCGGCGGGAAGGTGGAGATCGCGGGCGCGGCGACCGCCGGCCGTTCGAGCGCCACGGCGATCAGCGCGTCGAGGTCGAGCTCCATGGCGCACGAGCGGGCCGGCAGCCCGGCGGCGCCCAGCACCCGCGGGTGCAGCTCCCCCGCGTGCCCGACGACCCGGCCGTCGACCGACAGCTCGGCGCAGCGGCCGGGATGCCACGGCAGTACGTCACCGGCGCTGACCTTGAGCTCCACCCCGACCGCCGCCGCGACGCTGTGCGCGCCGGCGACCGCGTCGCCCCAGTCGGCGGCCCGGCCCGGGCCCCACCAGCCGGCAGGCTCACGCAGACCCGTGAGGATGACCGCCACGTGCCGCGGCTGGTCGGGCAGGGCACTGTCCAGCGCGCGGATCTCGGCCTCGTTGGGCCGGCGGTCGACGGGCGGCGTGGCGACCGCGACGGCACCCCCCGCCGGCTCGCGGAAGACCAGTCCGCTCTCGAAGAGGGCGAGATCGGTCTGACCGCGGCCGAGGTTGCGGCCAGCGGCGTCGATCAGCCCGGACAGCAGCGTCGTACGCAGGTACGAGGCGTCCTGCGCGATCGGGTTGGTCACCCGGACGGCGGCCCGGCGCGGGTCGCCGTCGGGCAGGCTCAGGACGTCCGCGGCGTCCGCACCGACGAACGGCAGGGTCAGCACCTCGACGAAGCCGTCGGCGGCCAGCGCCCGCCCGACCGCCCGACGCAGCCGCTGCGCCTCGGTCAGCCCACGGCCCGCGGGAAGCAGCGGCAGGGTGACCGGGATCGTGTCGTAGCCCTCCAGGCGCACGACCTCCTCGACGAGGTCCGCCGGGCGCGCCAGGTCGGGACGCCACGAGGGCACCGTGACCTCGACCGTGCCCGAAGCGGCAGCACCCGACGCGGCAGCGCCCGACGCCGCGACATCCGAGGACGCGACATCCGAGGCGGGGCCGGAGACGACGGCGCCGATGTCGGCCAGCCGCCGCCGGATCACGTCGACGGGGTAGGGGCGACCGGCGAGCCGCTCCGGCTCACCCAGCGGGAAGGCGATCGTCACCGGTGCCGGCCGGTGGTCGACGTCGGTGCCGCCCGGCTCGGCGCTGGCACCGGCCAGCTCACCCAGCAGGTCGACGGCACGCTGCGCGGCCACCGGGGCGAGCGCCGGGTCCACGCCGCGCTCGAACCGCCGTGACGCCTCGGAACCGAGGCGGTGGCGGCGGGCGGTCCGCGCGACCACGATGGCGTCGAAATGCGCCGATTCCAGCACGATGTCGGTCGTCGTCGCGGAGATCTCCGTCGCCGCGCCGCCCATCACGCCGGCGAGCGCGATCGGACCGGAGTCGTCGGCGATCACCAGGTCCTCGGGGTCGAGCACCCGGTCG carries:
- the argF gene encoding ornithine carbamoyltransferase yields the protein MTARHFLLDTDLTSAEQAALLDLADRLKATRRERGTAPRPLEGRSVALIFEKPSTRTRLSFDVAVAELGGHPIVIDSASTQLGRGETIEDTAAVLSRYVDAIVIRTFAQERVERMASAATVPVINALSDHAHPCQALADLQTIRELRGRLAGLTLTYLGDGNNVAHSLMLAGAMAGMRVHVASPPGYEPFDQVVRQANEIGAVTGGEALVMHDALEAATDADVLYTDVWASMGQDDESDTRALVFQPYRLDEKVVEVARPDAIVMHCLPAHRDVEISAAVLDGPRSVVFDQAENRLHAQKALLSVLLDDASDDASSEAALR
- the argJ gene encoding bifunctional glutamate N-acetyltransferase/amino-acid acetyltransferase ArgJ, yielding MSVTAAQGFRAAGVAAGLKPSGRPDVAIVVNDGPADAAAGVFTRNRVQAAPVLWTRQVLTGGRLRAVVLNSGGANACTGPAGFADTHTTAERVAAEIGIGAGEVAVCSTGLIGVPLPMDLLLPGVVEAVAALSASGGGAAAEAIRTTDTVAKEAVRHSREGGSVVTVGGMGKGAAMLAPSLATMLVVVTTDAVADAATLDRVVREACRTTFERVDSDGCLSTNDTVLLLASGASERALPEAELTELVTAVCEDLASQMLGDAEGSTKTISITVTGAASEADALEVGRAIARNNLLKCALYGKDPNWGRVLAAIGTTAAAFEPDQLDVAMNGVQVCRAGAPGESRDLVDLSGREISIVADLHAGSAEVVVRTNDLTDGYVYENSAYST
- the argC gene encoding N-acetyl-gamma-glutamyl-phosphate reductase; its protein translation is MGVTAAVAGASGYGGGELLRLLLGHPGIDIGDLAANTSAGVDVTEVHPHLPDLAGQVFVDTAALADTSADIVFLALPHGQSGAVAATLPAGVRVVDLGADHRLADPRVWRRAYGGEHAGTWTYGMPELPGAREEIRVSNRVAAPGCYPTAITLALVPLIAAGAVDPSDLVVVAASGTSGAGRSAKVNLLGSEVMGDLTAYKVGGHQHRPEIVQTLTRYARSPVSLSFTPVLAPMPRGILATCTARLSAELAAGDDLGTGLGADAETVTGILRAFYDGEPFVRVLPPGRWPHTSSTLGSNCVHLQATVDAEAGRVVVVAAIDNLTKGAAGQALQCANLMLGQPEGTGLSAQGLAP
- the argR gene encoding arginine repressor, with protein sequence MTIRAAAPLTKHARQARLAGLIAARSVRSQAELARLLLAEGVQVTQATLSRDLEDIGATKARGPDGVLIYRVDVNQAPAEAVRIPLTRLCEELLVSAEANGDLVVLRTPPGAAQLFASALDRAALPEVMGTIAGDDTILVVCRAMQGRNGSSAGPEFAGRLLSLADGRARPTAPTPRDGVGEPPGPDDDTG
- a CDS encoding acetylornithine transaminase, coding for MNADLLDRRDAVVMATYGRPSIALTRGAGAHVWDADGREYVDLIAGVAVSVLGHCHPAVRAAVVAQLDTLGHTSNLYVNTPQVLLAERLMELLGVDGRAFFCNSGAEANETAIKISRRTGRSEIIAAEGAFHGRTMGALSITGQPGKRAPFEPLLPGVRFVPYGDAQALAEAVSERTAAVFLEPTLGEGGVVAPPPGYLAAARAACDEHGALLVLDEVQSGIGRTGAWFAHQTAGVVPDVITLAKGLGGGLPIGVCIGIGAAGRLLQPGDHGSTFGGGPLVCSAALAVLDTIVADGLLDHATALGESLRAGILAAGAAGVTGVRGVGLWRAIELDGPWAAELETAAREAGFLVNAVAADVVRLAPPLVITQPDVDAFVSALPGITAGVLAGRGRAEAGKNPGESSKVSP
- the argB gene encoding acetylglutamate kinase, with the protein product MSDSPSTRGPAARARGHSALTKTKVLIEALPWLSRFHGATMVIKYGGNAMTRPELREAFAADIVFLRYAGIRVVVVHGGGPQITAHLERLGVASEFVGGLRVTTPETMEVVRMVLVGQVNRDVVGLVNDHGPFAVGLSGEDANLFTARRRPAMVDGQAVDVGLVGDVVEVQPETVNALLDSGKVPVVASVARGLDGGVYNVNADTAAAVLALALGATKLVVLTDVEGLYADWPASDEVISELTVGELERLLPSLSSGMIPKMEACLRAVSGGVPQAHVLDGRVPHAVLLEVFTDEGIGTLIRADDGAGLGTAGLGTAGPGTAGPGTDITEGES
- the argH gene encoding argininosuccinate lyase, which codes for MDPERAHDDAGPTNDAGSVPGADGSAPLRLWGGRFAGGPAEALARLSVSVQFDWRLAPYDLLASRSHARVLHRAGLLDAGELAAMLKALDDLSDAVTQGRFRPTVEDEDVHTALERGLLENLGALGGKLRAGRSRNDQVATDLRLYLRDHARQVAGRLTELSSALVTLAEQHVDTPAPGMTHLQHAQPISFGHQLLAHVQAFVRDVDRLRDWDRRASVSALGAGALAGSSLPLDPAGVAAELGFDRAFANSLDAVSDRDFAAEFLFAAALTGVHLSRLGEEIVLWTTREFGWVELDDAFATGSSIMPQKKNPDIAELARGKSGRLIGALTALLTTLKGLPLAYDRDLQEDKEPVFDAVDTLLVVLPAMTGMVATMRVRRERLERAAPDGFALATDVAEYLVRNGVVFREAHEAVGQLVAWCVAHDAELDDVSAEDLAVINPLLTADVRSVLSVRGALEARSAPGGTAPDRVRDQIRDLAPVLDRDRAWAGN
- a CDS encoding argininosuccinate synthase, with product MTERVVLAYSGGLDTSVAIGWIGAETGAEVIALAVDVGQGGEDLEAIRQRALTCGAVESIVVDAREEFAADFVAPAIRANALYMDRYPLISSLSRPIIVRHLVEAARQHGADAIAHGCTGKGNDQVRFEVGVMALAPGLRVLAPVRDSGMTRDKAIAFAEERGLPIDVSKKSPYSIDQNLFGRTAECGILEDPWAQPPEDVFVYTADPTVPRPADEVTISFTDGVPTALDGRALSLVELVAELNTRAGAQGVGRIDMIEDRLVGIKSREIYECPGAITLLTAHRDLEDLTLERDIARFKRGVDQRWGEIVYDGLWYSPLKAALDAFVDSSSAGVSGDVRLRLSGGVAQVVGRRSPGSLYDHALATYDAGDQFDQSDARGFIELWGLPTKVWAAREQRLHP
- the pheT gene encoding phenylalanine--tRNA ligase subunit beta, which gives rise to MRIVMSWLREVVGAPLPPAKAVAEALIRAGFEVEGLETVGSDLAGVVVGEVVSIEVVPTKKKDVRWCQVRVAELGAADVSDAADAAGAAGAEVSEPGVRGVICGAFNFEVGDRVPVALPGSVLPGGFEISSRKTYGHVSDGMICSARELGLGDDHSGILVLPPDTPIGAHVAELLAVSDEVLDIAVTPDRGYGLSVRGIARETATAFGLPFGDPGQWGGLASDAGPLPGDTGDGGEAGAAGYPVRVEDTLACDRYVARVVSGVDPNARTPLGWARRLSLAGMRPISAPVDVTNIVMLGLGQPLHAFDRAKLSGPIVVRRARAGERLLTLDGVDRVLDPEDLVIADDSGPIALAGVMGGAATEISATTTDIVLESAHFDAIVVARTARRHRLGSEASRRFERGVDPALAPVAAQRAVDLLGELAGASAEPGGTDVDHRPAPVTIAFPLGEPERLAGRPYPVDVIRRRLADIGAVVSGPASDVASSDVAASGAAASGAAASGTVEVTVPSWRPDLARPADLVEEVVRLEGYDTIPVTLPLLPAGRGLTEAQRLRRAVGRALAADGFVEVLTLPFVGADAADVLSLPDGDPRRAAVRVTNPIAQDASYLRTTLLSGLIDAAGRNLGRGQTDLALFESGLVFREPAGGAVAVATPPVDRRPNEAEIRALDSALPDQPRHVAVILTGLREPAGWWGPGRAADWGDAVAGAHSVAAAVGVELKVSAGDVLPWHPGRCAELSVDGRVVGHAGELHPRVLGAAGLPARSCAMELDLDALIAVALERPAVAAPAISTFPPADRDVALVTGAEVPVAAVTEALRAGAGELLESLSLFDVYEGGQVGPGRRSLAFGLRLRAADRTLTAGEANDIRDAAVAEAASRTGAVLRG